The proteins below are encoded in one region of Peribacillus muralis:
- a CDS encoding IucA/IucC family protein, with amino-acid sequence MQFINEVEQAATKKSWSIVNQSLLAKMISEYMYEDMIHPAVLMEDAAAGNLYELKINEDISYRFLAWPRLFDSYEVRADSISVYESATGEATLADDAIQFILDLQPLIGMTAETTGHLIKEFNHTLLADLQLLAKPGKSADELVELDYAWLEGEMSGHPWIAYNKGRIGFGYDDYLKYAPENQEKIQLSWIAVHKTRAAFNSIETLDYKQLMENELDRKTRNVFADRLGEKGLEEKDYYYLPIHEWQWKNIIIQNFTDDLAKGLIVALGNGPDDYLPQQSIRTFVNMSNKNKHHVKLPMSILNTLVYRGLPAERTVIAPKITEYIKNIYDNDRYLKEECKVVLPGEIASLNVDHPYFSKLKNVPYQYLEMLGGIWRESIYSYMGEGEKPITLASLLHVDHEGKPYVESLIEKSGLTAAEWTDQLFEVILSPLLHFIYQYGVVFSPHGQNTILVLKDYKPHRLAIKDFVDDVNISDQPLPELSELPDDLKKVLRCEPPEGLVQFIFTGLFICHFRYLSTLLMKRQLLNEDVFWEGVTKAILAHQQKFPQLQDRFDLFDFFAPKLTKLCLNRNRMLQYGYGDGEDRPHASEFGYVKNALYEKLPAKSI; translated from the coding sequence ATGCAATTCATAAATGAAGTGGAACAGGCGGCTACGAAAAAAAGTTGGTCGATCGTAAACCAAAGCCTGCTCGCCAAAATGATCTCCGAATATATGTATGAGGATATGATCCATCCAGCTGTCTTGATGGAAGATGCAGCAGCAGGAAACTTATATGAGCTAAAGATAAATGAAGATATATCATATCGATTTTTAGCATGGCCGCGCCTATTTGACAGCTATGAAGTTCGAGCTGATTCGATTTCAGTCTATGAATCGGCAACTGGAGAAGCAACACTGGCCGATGATGCCATTCAATTCATTTTGGATCTTCAGCCGCTGATTGGGATGACGGCAGAAACAACCGGCCATTTGATTAAGGAATTTAATCATACATTATTAGCCGACCTGCAACTGCTAGCCAAACCTGGAAAAAGCGCTGATGAGTTGGTCGAGCTGGATTACGCATGGCTTGAGGGAGAAATGAGCGGGCACCCTTGGATCGCCTATAATAAGGGGAGAATTGGATTCGGTTATGATGATTATTTGAAGTATGCCCCGGAAAATCAGGAGAAAATTCAGCTATCATGGATCGCCGTCCATAAAACAAGAGCCGCTTTCAATTCCATTGAAACCTTGGACTATAAACAATTGATGGAAAATGAACTGGATAGGAAAACCCGTAACGTTTTTGCTGATAGATTGGGAGAGAAGGGCTTAGAAGAGAAAGACTACTATTACCTGCCGATTCATGAATGGCAATGGAAGAATATCATCATCCAGAATTTCACAGATGATTTGGCGAAGGGATTGATCGTGGCTTTAGGAAATGGCCCAGATGATTATCTGCCGCAACAGTCGATCCGGACCTTCGTTAATATGTCCAATAAGAACAAGCACCACGTCAAGCTGCCAATGAGCATTTTAAATACGCTCGTCTATCGCGGATTGCCAGCAGAACGTACGGTCATTGCTCCAAAAATCACGGAGTATATTAAGAACATTTACGATAATGATCGCTATTTAAAAGAAGAATGCAAAGTGGTGCTTCCTGGTGAAATCGCCAGTCTAAATGTCGATCACCCCTATTTCTCAAAGCTAAAAAACGTACCTTATCAATACTTAGAGATGCTTGGCGGCATTTGGCGCGAAAGCATATACAGTTATATGGGGGAAGGCGAGAAGCCCATTACGTTAGCGTCGCTCCTGCATGTGGACCACGAAGGCAAGCCGTATGTTGAAAGCCTGATCGAAAAGTCAGGGTTAACCGCTGCAGAATGGACGGACCAACTATTCGAGGTCATCCTTTCTCCGTTATTACATTTCATTTATCAATACGGAGTTGTTTTTTCACCACATGGCCAAAATACGATTTTAGTTTTGAAGGATTACAAGCCGCATAGGCTGGCAATCAAGGATTTTGTAGATGACGTGAATATAAGTGATCAGCCGCTTCCTGAATTGAGCGAACTTCCTGATGATCTAAAAAAGGTACTAAGGTGCGAGCCGCCTGAAGGTCTCGTTCAATTCATTTTCACGGGACTCTTTATTTGTCATTTCCGTTACTTGTCCACGCTCCTGATGAAAAGGCAATTATTGAATGAGGATGTCTTTTGGGAAGGCGTCACGAAAGCAATCCTTGCACATCAGCAAAAGTTTCCGCAGTTGCAGGACCGTTTCGACCTATTCGATTTCTTTGCCCCGAAATTAACGAAGCTCTGTTTAAACAGAAACAGGATGCTTCAATATGGGTATGGTGATGGCGAAGATCGTCCGCACGCATCAGAGTTCGGATACGTCAAAAATGCTCTATACGAAAAGCTACCTGCCAAATCCATTTAA